The Pocillopora verrucosa isolate sample1 chromosome 2, ASM3666991v2, whole genome shotgun sequence genome has a segment encoding these proteins:
- the LOC131790544 gene encoding merlin-like, producing the protein MPKTYDVRVTTLDAELEFSVERNCTGKDLFDLVVRTLGVRETWYFGLQFVDKKDIVTWLKFNKKVLDQDIPVVKDEPVSLNFRIKFFPEDVAEELMQEITQHLFFLQVKEAILNMDIFCPPEASVLLASYAVQAKYGDYDKEFHTPGFLAKDLLLPQRVIDQYQMTSDMWEERITSWYAEHKGMRRDEAEMEYLKIAQDLEMYGVSYFEIKNRKGTELWLGIDAHCLNIYEKENKLNPKISFPWNETKNISFHDKRFQIKPADKSSPDFIFHAAKLRVNRVILDLCVGNHELFTRRRKPDTMEIQQMRSLAKEEKMRRQIERDKLMKEQQAREEMAQQKEELEKRLTEFQDEANRSKEALIKSEEMGELLAEKARVAEEEAALLGKKASDAEEEIKRLRLCVSKSGDERIAIERRAREVAEERLRRVMQEAEARAREALMLREDLMKSRQAERLAKQKLMEMTSSPDFFSRYGDPREIIADIDRSVEQLTDGEVSQLSRDYERERNRNIQQQLRDLKSQMEGLKIDDRQTRWDYIHDENMRRGEDKYSTLQKIQTGTSTARIQFFEEL; encoded by the exons ATGCCGAAGACGTACGATGTTCGCGTGACAACTCTCGATGCAGAGTTAGAGTTTTCTGTCGAG AGGAACTGCACTGGAAAGGATCTGTTTGATCTGGTTGTGCGAACATTAGGCGTGCGAGAAACTTGGTATTTCGGTTTGCAGTTTGTAGACAAGAAAGACATCGTTACATGGTTAAAATTCAACAAGAAG GTTTTAGATCAAGACATTCCAGTGGTGAAGGATGAACCAGTCAGCCTTAATTTTCGCATTAAGTTCTTCCCTGAGGATGTGGCAGAAGAGCTGATGCAAGAAATCACTCAGCACTTGTTTTTCTTACAAGTGAAAGAGGCCATTCTAaatatggatattttctgtccCCCAGAGGCTTCTGTTCTGCTGGCTTCATATGCTGTGCAGGCTAAG TATGGGGATTATGACAAAGAATTCCACACACCAGGATTTCTGGCAAAAGATTTGCTGCTACCACAGAGG GTTATTGACCAATATCAGATGACCTCAGACATGTGGGAAGAGAGAATCACCTCATGGTATGCTGAACACAAAGGAATGAGAAG AGACGAAGCTGAGATGGAATACCTAAAGATTGCACAAGATCTTGAGATGTATGGTGTAAGctattttgaaatcaag AACAGAAAAGGAACTGAACTGTGGCTTGGTATTGATGCACACTGCCTCAACATttacgaaaaagaaaataagctcAACCCTAAAATTTCCTTCCCATGgaatgagacaaagaatatcTCCTTTCATGACAAAAGG tttcagATCAAACCAGCTGATAAGTCTTCACCAGATTTCATTTTTCACGCAGCAAAACTAAGAGTTAACAGAGTG ATTCTTGACTTGTGTGTGGGTAACCATGAACTTTTCACGCGAAGGAGAAAGCCTGATACGATGGAGATACAACAGATGAGGTCACTGgccaaagaagagaaaatgagaagACAG ATAGAGAGAGACAAGCTCATGAAAGAGCAGCAAGCACGTGAAGAAATGGCGCAACAAAAGGAAGAATTGGAGAAAAGATTGACTGAATTTCAAGACGAAGCAAATCGATCTAAAGAAgctttg ATTAAGTCTGAGGAAATGGGGGAATTGTTAGCAGAGAAAGCCAGAGTCGCGGAGGAAGAAGCGGCGCTGCTCGGGAAGAAAGCTTCTGACgctgaagaagaaataaaaagactCAGATTATGCGTTAGTAAG TCAGGAGACGAGCGAATCGCGATTGAAAGAAGAGCTCGTGAAGTCGCTGAAGAAAGACTGAGACGAGTCATGCAAGAGGCCGAAGCCAG AGCGAGGGAAGCTTTGATGCTGAGAGAAGATTTAATGAAGTCCAGACAAGCTGAGAGGCTAGCTAAACAAAAGCTGATGGAAATGACTTCGTCTCCTGATTTTTTCTCT AGGTACGGGGATCCAAGGGAAATAATAGCCGACATTGACCGCAGTGTTGAGCAGTTAACAGATGGCGAGGTTTCTCAGCTTTCACGAGATTACGAGAGAGAGAG aAACAGAAATATACAGCAGCAGTTAAGAGATCTCAAATCACAAATGGAG GGACTTAAGATCGATGACAGACAAACACGCTGGGATTATATTCATGATGAAAACATGAGACGCGGGGAAGATAAATATTCTACCTTACAAAAG ATTCAAACAGGAACTTCTACAGCAAGGATTCAATTTTTTGAAGAGTTATGA